A single region of the Massilia sp. erpn genome encodes:
- a CDS encoding iron-regulated protein frpC, translating to MTIVFETQQIAGLTTYQISLLTSDDIKALTPELMPLFSSAQLNALSTSQIKYLENADLATLTSDQIGWLGSRLIGALTTSHIATLDTAQIRGIDSQDMPALSSSQLAALSAGQLAALTTQELAGLRSQQIAVLSSDQLPGLDSDQLATLSSGQLRALSTQALRALDPTRLVSNSIAYLSSSQLNSLDAAQLQVLSSDQIIALGSAQLNGLSSAALVVLLTEQIAAIESRDIAALASQQIAALQPGQITAFTTDQMRALGTRGLAALTTDQIPALSTDQLTALPSLASLSTAQIGALAPEQLAVLATQAIAGLGSQQLGALKDYQWQALNSDQIIALSTAQFANLSTQALNLLGSNQLAVIETRDIAALRTAQIAALQPGQLSVLGTAQFASLNSNDIAVLTSDQLPLLSTDQIGALKTLSTWSSKQVAVLSSDQVASLATRHLASLASGQLAGLNPEQAAALNTAQLVALSTGQVQALNTVALQALSTDQLRALESQDVGALLTRQIASLSTDQLSNLQVQQVAALGSAATQALTLEQVAALTTAQLAALKALDALRSAQVAALTTDQIASLGTASITALRSSQVAALSPLQAGVLSSAQIKALSASQLAALSSAALAALQSSQLGGIETRDVPGLRSQQIAAMTTDQITALGTAQIRALSTAGVRALNSDQIAVLSSAQLDAFASFAGFSTRQIQAFSSDQLASMTTQDWASLSSAQIAALLAGQVPGLSAGHIAALGTAQVRALSTDALAALDATQIAAIELADLAAMGTRQIAAFSTDQLAALQTAQLAALTSAEVGALSNEQLASLTAGQLDALTLTSLSTRQIGQLSTAQLQSLNTADLSGLRTAQIAVLSTAQIGALSTTQIVGLNTAQFRVLGSDALRALSSEQLAAIAFDDLQALRTNQLNQLTTAQIPALSTAQIAQLTTAQIAALTPEQKAALSSDQLGALVTLASFSTAAIAALTTDQIASLSLAVLAALRSNQVAALTTAQMQAISTAGIVALQSSQWRALGTAALNALNSDQVAAIELADLQALRTAQIAGLATQQIAALTSDQFGALSTAMIASLSTQQIASLSLAQVASFASLAPLRSAQIAALTTDQIGALAPDRITTLRTNQLAGLSSVQIGALGSDQIVALNTAQVRSLSPATLGGMSTLQIAAIEAVDIAALSTGQVQALKTQQMAALTLGQLGALSSTQIAALTSRQMGALSTSQLGALGLTGLTTVQIQGLNSDQIGALTPDQVASLKTAQIAAFTTGQFTFFNTDQIQALSSAQMRALSTDVLRALSPAQIQAIDLLDIRSLATGQIAGLGSSQLQALSLAQIMSLTTGEIAAIATAQIGALSTAQIDAMVSLLSLTTAQMAALNTEQLSNLNMADFAALKTSQVAALNSYQAAHLTVGQIAAFSTAQIRALNLRALGNLDASQLQALEAEDLHALLTTQIAALAPAQLAALSTSQLHALSSQAIAVLSPAQLAALSADQLAALGELRDYSTAQIAAMSTDRILVMSVDDLASLSTRQVAAFNSAQLSVFSAGQLQVLSTAQFASLSTAALNGLSAAQIPLIELEDIAALKTSQLAALGSDQLQALNMDQLGVLSSGDVAALRTLQISALTPAQIAALNSRGLTTAQIRSLSDAQLTALPLDKIATLSSVQLAALSDSQVQALTPDQILALETRQFASLSSRAIAALTPAQVAGIELADIAALRSTQVAAFSAAQLGALNTDQIAVINTAAIGVLRIPQIQAITVDQLRALTTAQVRALSTRAIRALDVSQVAAIELDDIAALRSEQIRALYSDQLTALTSDQIIALTDAQVAALSTAQLAALTPEQFAQLGALTAFTSDQIAALPTARIAGLDATQLALLKTSQIAALTSRQMPALSSSQLADLSTAQWRAFHTAALRALSTDQIAALQGDDLAALRSDQFAALKTEQIAALNSDQLQVLTTAELGALTSAQVRALSNAQLASLPGLGGFGSTQVAALSSSQLASLDEAHLSTLSTRQIDALSSRQLSWLTTDQIVALTTAQVRALDPAALAGLSTAQVAAIALDDIAALGTDQIAALRTAQFVALSLDQLGALSTRDIAALNTGQVASLSTAQLAALSTLAALGTQQFAALTSLQLPSLNADKIATLKTAQIAALSTRQIGSLSTEQIAALSTSQMRSLSVAALGALGSAQIAAIELPDLAALSSLQLTALKSAQIAGLTTDQMASLTTRALQALSTAQIRALSADQLTALGTLNSLNTVQIGALGSAQIGALTVELVSAMRSNQFAALGAQGAAGLTTLQLASLGTTLIAAMATKALGALNSDQVQALDINEVQALSTGQFAALGTGQIAALSTVQISALTTNQVRALKAGQIRALTAAQLAAMTVSEFQAFTAAQAAALTTDQLAAMQPEQRDAAGLESPLVLDLDGNGIRTLSLDQGVRFDLDADGRLQHTGWVGQGDGLLALDRNGNGQIDDGSELFGTATRTAGGKAAHGFAALAELDSNADGVIDSQDAAYSQLRVWQDNNADGVSQAGELQGLAALGIARLGTGARATSELEQGNWIGLRGSYERSDGSQGQVADVWFLTARNSDPASLSGKVGALTDALSGYQYGNNATQPGLPTLTPMAAQSLSATDGASLSASVAALTRQLQHFGASTLPAAGLPAADTLSQTARQAPAGGLAHGAALGGNGGSDDWQRRAHPQAPLLAAK from the coding sequence CAGCCAAATCAAATACCTGGAAAACGCCGACCTGGCCACCTTGACCTCGGACCAGATCGGCTGGCTGGGCAGCCGCCTGATCGGCGCCCTCACTACCAGCCACATCGCCACCCTCGACACGGCGCAGATCCGCGGCATCGACAGCCAGGACATGCCGGCCCTCTCCAGCAGCCAGCTGGCCGCCCTCAGCGCTGGGCAGCTGGCTGCCCTGACGACCCAGGAACTGGCCGGCCTGCGCAGCCAGCAGATCGCCGTGCTCAGCAGCGACCAGTTGCCCGGCCTCGACAGCGATCAGTTGGCCACCCTCAGTTCCGGCCAGCTGCGCGCCCTGAGCACCCAGGCGCTGCGCGCGCTCGATCCGACGCGCCTGGTGTCCAACAGCATCGCCTATCTGTCGAGCAGCCAGTTGAACAGCCTCGACGCGGCCCAGCTGCAGGTGCTCAGCAGCGACCAGATCATCGCCCTCGGCAGCGCCCAGTTGAATGGCTTGAGCAGCGCCGCCCTGGTCGTGCTGCTCACCGAACAGATCGCCGCCATCGAAAGCCGCGACATCGCCGCCCTGGCCAGCCAGCAGATCGCCGCCTTGCAGCCGGGCCAGATCACGGCCTTCACCACCGACCAGATGCGCGCCCTCGGCACGCGCGGCCTGGCCGCGCTGACCACCGACCAGATCCCGGCCCTGAGCACCGACCAGCTCACCGCCCTGCCCTCGCTGGCCAGCCTGTCGACGGCCCAGATCGGCGCGCTGGCGCCCGAGCAACTGGCCGTGCTCGCCACCCAGGCCATTGCCGGCCTCGGCAGCCAGCAGCTCGGCGCGCTCAAGGATTACCAGTGGCAGGCGCTGAACAGCGACCAGATCATTGCGCTCAGTACCGCCCAGTTCGCCAACCTGTCGACCCAGGCCCTGAACCTGCTCGGCAGCAACCAGCTGGCCGTCATCGAAACGCGCGACATCGCCGCGCTGCGCACGGCCCAGATCGCGGCCCTGCAGCCGGGCCAGCTCAGCGTCCTGGGCACCGCCCAGTTCGCCAGCCTGAACAGCAACGATATCGCCGTGCTGACGAGCGACCAATTGCCGCTGCTGTCCACCGACCAGATCGGCGCACTGAAAACCTTGTCGACCTGGAGCAGCAAGCAGGTGGCGGTGCTGAGCAGCGACCAGGTGGCCAGCCTGGCGACACGCCATCTGGCCAGCCTGGCCAGCGGCCAGTTGGCCGGCTTGAACCCGGAGCAGGCGGCCGCCCTCAACACGGCCCAACTGGTGGCCCTGAGCACGGGCCAGGTGCAAGCCTTGAACACCGTGGCGCTGCAAGCGCTCAGCACCGACCAGCTGCGGGCCCTGGAAAGCCAGGATGTGGGCGCGCTGCTGACGCGCCAGATCGCCAGCCTGAGCACCGATCAGCTCAGCAACCTGCAAGTCCAGCAAGTGGCCGCCCTCGGCAGCGCCGCCACCCAGGCCTTGACGCTCGAGCAGGTGGCCGCCCTCACCACGGCCCAGCTGGCCGCGCTGAAGGCGCTCGACGCCCTGCGCAGCGCGCAAGTCGCCGCCCTCACCACCGACCAGATCGCCTCGCTGGGCACGGCCAGCATCACGGCCCTGCGCAGCAGCCAGGTGGCGGCCCTGTCGCCGCTGCAAGCGGGCGTGCTGAGTTCGGCCCAGATCAAGGCCTTGAGCGCCAGCCAGCTGGCCGCGCTCAGCAGCGCCGCCCTGGCCGCCTTGCAGAGCAGCCAGTTGGGCGGCATCGAAACGCGCGATGTGCCGGGCCTGCGCAGCCAGCAGATCGCCGCCATGACCACCGACCAGATCACGGCCCTCGGCACGGCACAGATCCGTGCCCTCAGCACGGCTGGCGTGCGCGCCCTGAACAGCGACCAGATCGCCGTGCTCAGCTCAGCCCAGCTTGACGCTTTCGCCAGCTTTGCCGGCTTCAGCACGCGCCAGATCCAGGCCTTCAGCAGCGACCAGCTGGCCAGTATGACGACCCAGGATTGGGCCAGCCTGAGCAGCGCCCAGATCGCCGCGCTACTGGCCGGCCAAGTACCGGGCCTGTCGGCCGGCCATATCGCCGCGCTTGGCACGGCCCAGGTGCGCGCCCTCAGCACGGACGCCCTGGCTGCGCTCGACGCCACCCAGATCGCCGCCATCGAGCTGGCCGACCTGGCCGCCATGGGCACGCGCCAGATCGCCGCCTTCTCGACCGATCAGCTGGCCGCCCTGCAAACGGCCCAGCTGGCCGCCCTGACCTCGGCCGAGGTGGGCGCGCTGAGCAATGAGCAGCTGGCCAGCTTGACGGCGGGCCAGCTCGACGCCCTGACCCTCACTTCGCTGAGCACGCGCCAGATCGGCCAGCTCAGCACGGCCCAGCTGCAAAGCTTGAACACGGCCGACCTGAGCGGCCTGCGCACGGCCCAGATCGCCGTGCTCAGCACGGCCCAGATCGGCGCGCTCAGCACAACCCAGATCGTCGGCCTCAACACGGCCCAGTTCCGCGTCCTCGGCAGCGACGCCCTGCGCGCCCTCAGCAGCGAGCAGTTGGCCGCCATCGCCTTCGACGACTTGCAAGCACTGCGCACCAACCAGCTGAACCAGCTCACCACGGCCCAGATTCCAGCGCTCAGCACGGCCCAGATCGCCCAGCTCACCACGGCCCAGATCGCCGCCCTGACGCCCGAGCAGAAAGCCGCGCTCAGCAGCGACCAGTTGGGCGCCCTGGTCACGCTGGCCTCGTTCTCGACGGCGGCCATTGCCGCCCTCACCACCGACCAGATCGCCTCGCTGAGTCTGGCCGTACTGGCCGCGCTGCGCAGCAACCAGGTGGCGGCGCTGACCACGGCCCAGATGCAGGCGATCAGCACGGCCGGCATCGTCGCCCTGCAAAGCAGCCAGTGGCGCGCCCTGGGCACGGCCGCCCTGAATGCCTTGAACTCGGACCAGGTGGCGGCCATCGAACTGGCCGACCTGCAGGCGCTGCGCACGGCCCAGATCGCAGGCCTGGCAACGCAGCAGATCGCCGCCCTCACCAGCGACCAGTTCGGCGCCCTGAGCACGGCCATGATCGCCTCGCTGAGCACACAGCAGATCGCCTCGCTGTCGCTGGCCCAGGTGGCCAGCTTCGCCTCGCTGGCCCCGCTGCGCAGCGCCCAGATCGCCGCGCTCACCACCGACCAGATCGGCGCGCTGGCGCCGGATCGCATCACGACCTTGCGCACCAACCAGTTGGCCGGTCTGAGCAGCGTCCAGATCGGCGCCCTCGGCAGCGACCAGATCGTGGCCTTGAACACGGCCCAGGTGCGCAGCCTGAGTCCGGCCACCCTGGGCGGCATGAGCACGCTCCAGATCGCCGCCATCGAGGCCGTCGATATCGCCGCCTTGAGCACGGGCCAGGTGCAGGCGCTGAAGACCCAGCAGATGGCTGCGCTCACGCTGGGCCAGCTCGGCGCCCTGAGTTCGACCCAGATCGCGGCGCTGACTTCGCGCCAGATGGGTGCCCTGAGCACCAGCCAGCTCGGCGCGCTCGGCTTGACCGGCTTGACCACCGTGCAGATCCAGGGCTTGAACAGCGACCAGATCGGCGCCTTGACGCCGGACCAGGTGGCCAGCCTGAAAACGGCCCAGATCGCCGCCTTCACCACCGGCCAGTTCACCTTCTTCAACACCGACCAGATCCAGGCCCTGAGCAGCGCCCAGATGCGCGCCCTGTCCACCGATGTGCTGCGCGCGCTCAGCCCGGCCCAGATCCAGGCCATCGACCTACTCGACATCCGCAGCCTGGCCACCGGCCAGATCGCCGGCCTGGGCAGCAGCCAGTTGCAGGCGCTGAGCCTGGCCCAGATCATGTCCCTGACCACGGGCGAGATCGCCGCCATCGCCACCGCCCAGATCGGCGCGCTGAGCACGGCCCAGATCGACGCCATGGTCAGCCTGCTCAGCCTGACCACGGCCCAGATGGCCGCCCTGAATACCGAGCAGCTGAGCAATCTGAACATGGCCGATTTCGCCGCGCTCAAGACCAGCCAGGTGGCGGCCCTGAACAGCTACCAGGCGGCCCACCTGACCGTGGGCCAGATCGCCGCCTTCTCCACCGCCCAGATCCGCGCGCTGAACTTGCGCGCCCTGGGCAATCTGGACGCCAGCCAGTTACAGGCGCTGGAAGCGGAAGACCTGCATGCCCTGCTCACCACCCAGATCGCGGCGCTGGCCCCGGCCCAGCTGGCCGCGCTGTCGACCAGCCAGTTGCATGCGCTGAGCAGCCAGGCCATCGCCGTGCTCTCGCCAGCCCAATTGGCCGCGCTGTCCGCCGACCAATTGGCGGCCCTGGGCGAATTGCGCGACTACAGCACGGCCCAGATCGCCGCCATGTCGACCGACCGCATCCTCGTCATGAGCGTGGACGACCTGGCCAGCCTGAGCACGCGCCAGGTGGCCGCCTTCAACTCGGCCCAACTCTCGGTCTTCAGCGCCGGCCAGCTGCAGGTACTGAGCACGGCGCAATTCGCCTCGCTCTCGACGGCGGCCCTGAACGGCCTGAGTGCCGCCCAGATCCCGCTGATCGAACTGGAAGACATCGCCGCCCTGAAAACCTCGCAACTGGCCGCGCTCGGCTCGGACCAGCTGCAAGCCTTGAATATGGACCAGTTGGGCGTGCTCAGCAGTGGCGATGTGGCCGCATTGCGCACCCTCCAGATCAGCGCGCTGACCCCGGCCCAGATCGCGGCCCTGAACAGCCGCGGCTTGACCACGGCCCAGATCCGCAGCCTGAGCGACGCCCAGCTCACGGCCCTGCCGCTGGACAAGATCGCCACGCTCTCGAGCGTCCAACTGGCCGCCCTCAGCGACAGCCAGGTGCAGGCGCTGACGCCGGACCAGATCCTGGCGCTCGAAACGCGCCAGTTCGCCAGCCTGTCGAGCCGCGCCATCGCGGCCCTGACCCCGGCCCAGGTGGCCGGCATCGAACTGGCCGATATCGCGGCCCTGCGCTCGACCCAGGTGGCGGCGTTCTCGGCCGCCCAGCTCGGCGCCTTGAACACCGACCAGATCGCCGTCATCAACACGGCCGCCATCGGCGTGCTCCGCATTCCGCAAATCCAGGCCATCACGGTCGACCAGCTGCGCGCGCTGACCACGGCCCAGGTGCGCGCGCTCAGCACGCGCGCCATCCGCGCCCTCGACGTGAGCCAGGTGGCCGCCATCGAACTGGACGATATCGCTGCCCTGCGCAGCGAACAGATCCGCGCCCTGTATTCCGACCAGCTGACGGCGCTGACGTCCGACCAGATCATCGCCCTGACCGACGCCCAGGTGGCGGCCCTCAGCACGGCCCAGCTGGCGGCGCTCACGCCCGAGCAGTTTGCCCAGCTCGGCGCCCTGACCGCCTTCACCAGCGACCAGATCGCGGCCCTGCCGACGGCGCGCATCGCCGGCCTCGACGCGACCCAACTGGCCCTGCTCAAAACCAGCCAGATCGCGGCCCTGACCAGCCGCCAGATGCCGGCCCTGTCGAGCAGCCAGTTGGCCGACCTCAGCACGGCGCAATGGCGCGCCTTCCACACGGCCGCGCTGCGCGCGCTCAGCACCGACCAGATCGCCGCGCTCCAGGGCGATGACCTGGCCGCGCTGCGCAGCGACCAGTTCGCCGCGCTGAAAACCGAGCAGATCGCCGCCCTCAACAGCGACCAGTTGCAAGTGCTGACCACGGCCGAACTCGGCGCGCTGACCAGCGCCCAGGTGCGCGCCCTCAGCAATGCCCAACTGGCCAGCCTGCCCGGCCTGGGTGGCTTTGGCAGCACCCAGGTGGCCGCCCTCTCCAGCAGCCAGCTGGCCAGCCTCGATGAAGCCCATCTGTCGACCTTGAGCACGCGCCAGATCGATGCGCTGAGCAGCCGCCAGCTGAGCTGGCTGACCACGGACCAGATCGTGGCCCTGACCACGGCCCAGGTGCGCGCCCTCGATCCGGCCGCCTTGGCCGGCCTCAGCACGGCCCAGGTGGCCGCCATCGCGCTCGACGATATCGCCGCCCTGGGCACGGACCAGATCGCCGCGCTGCGCACGGCCCAGTTCGTCGCCCTCAGCCTCGACCAGCTGGGCGCGCTGAGCACGCGCGACATCGCCGCCCTGAACACCGGCCAGGTCGCCAGCCTGAGCACGGCCCAGCTGGCCGCGCTGAGCACGCTGGCCGCGCTCGGCACCCAGCAATTTGCCGCGCTCACCTCGCTGCAACTGCCTTCGCTCAACGCCGACAAGATCGCCACGCTGAAAACGGCGCAGATCGCCGCCCTCAGCACGCGCCAGATCGGCAGCCTCAGCACGGAGCAGATTGCCGCCCTCAGCACCAGCCAGATGCGCTCGCTGAGCGTGGCCGCCCTGGGTGCGCTTGGCAGCGCCCAGATCGCCGCCATCGAGCTGCCCGATCTGGCCGCCCTGAGCAGCCTGCAATTGACGGCCCTGAAATCGGCCCAGATCGCCGGCCTGACCACCGACCAGATGGCCTCGCTGACCACGCGCGCCCTGCAGGCGCTGAGCACGGCCCAGATCCGTGCGCTGAGCGCCGACCAGCTCACCGCGCTCGGCACGCTCAACAGCCTGAACACGGTGCAGATCGGCGCGCTCGGCTCGGCCCAGATCGGCGCCCTGACGGTCGAACTGGTGAGCGCCATGCGCAGCAACCAGTTCGCCGCCCTGGGCGCCCAGGGCGCAGCCGGCCTGACCACCTTGCAACTGGCCTCGCTCGGCACCACCCTGATCGCCGCCATGGCCACCAAGGCCTTGGGCGCCCTCAATTCCGACCAGGTGCAGGCGCTCGACATCAATGAAGTGCAGGCGCTCAGCACCGGCCAGTTCGCCGCGCTCGGCACCGGCCAGATCGCGGCCCTGAGCACGGTGCAGATCAGCGCCCTGACCACCAACCAGGTGCGCGCGCTGAAAGCCGGCCAGATCCGCGCCCTGACCGCGGCCCAGCTGGCCGCCATGACGGTCAGCGAATTCCAGGCCTTCACCGCTGCCCAGGCCGCGGCCCTGACCACCGACCAGCTGGCCGCCATGCAGCCCGAGCAGCGTGACGCGGCCGGCCTGGAAAGCCCGCTCGTGCTCGACCTCGACGGCAACGGCATCCGCACCCTCTCGCTCGACCAGGGCGTGCGCTTCGACCTCGACGCCGACGGCCGCCTGCAGCACACCGGCTGGGTCGGCCAAGGCGATGGCTTGCTGGCCCTGGACCGCAACGGCAATGGCCAGATCGACGATGGCAGCGAACTGTTCGGCACGGCCACACGCACAGCCGGCGGCAAAGCCGCTCACGGCTTCGCCGCGCTCGCCGAACTCGACAGCAATGCCGACGGCGTCATCGACAGCCAGGACGCCGCCTACAGCCAGTTGCGCGTCTGGCAGGACAACAATGCCGACGGCGTCAGCCAGGCCGGCGAACTGCAAGGCTTGGCCGCGCTGGGCATCGCCCGCCTCGGCACCGGCGCCCGCGCCACCAGCGAACTTGAGCAGGGCAACTGGATCGGCCTGCGCGGCAGTTACGAGCGCAGCGACGGCAGCCAGGGGCAAGTGGCGGACGTCTGGTTCCTGACCGCGCGCAACAGCGATCCGGCCAGCCTGAGCGGCAAGGTCGGCGCCCTCACCGACGCCCTGTCCGGCTACCAGTACGGCAACAACGCCACCCAGCCCGGCCTACCCACACTGACGCCGATGGCCGCCCAATCGCTGAGCGCAACCGATGGCGCCAGCCTGAGCGCCAGCGTGGCCGCCCTGACGCGCCAGCTGCAGCATTTTGGCGCCAGCACCCTGCCGGCTGCCGGCCTGCCCGCCGCCGACACCCTCAGCCAGACCGCGCGCCAGGCGCCAGCGGGCGGGCTGGCCCACGGCGCCGCCCTCGGCGGCAACGGCGGCAGCGACGACTGGCAGCGCCGCGCCCACCCCCAAGCACCGCTGCTGGCCGCGAAATAA